The following coding sequences are from one Halorubrum sp. BOL3-1 window:
- a CDS encoding valine--tRNA ligase, translating into MPSGEYDPDAVEPRWQRRWVDEETYAYDDDDDPTDPNTVFSIDTPPPTVSGSLHMGHLYGFTLQDFVARFERMNGGSTFFPFGYDDNGIASERLTEDELDVRHQEFDRREFQAKCREVCARYEEQFTENVQSLGVSVDWDYTYQTIEPRVQRVSQLSFVDLYDQGREYREKAPAIWCPECETAISQVETEDDEQASHFNDIAFDVAGSDGNDGIADEFVISTTRPELLPACVAVFVHPDDDENQGLVGESAEVPLFGHEVPIVADERVDTETGSGIVMCCTFGDQNDIEWYQVHDLDLRVAIDESGHMTDVAEGYEGMYSSEAGEAIVEDLDEAGALLDRRDITHTVNVHERCGTSVEFLVTEQWYVEMLDKTDEYLDVGREMEWSPEKMFTRYEHWVEGLQWDWLISRQRSSGIPFPVWYCEDCGEEIIAEKADLPVDPLSDDPPVDACPECGHDEFEPEDDVFDTWATSSLTPLINAGWDWDEAAGEFTMERPELYRFDLRPQGHDIISFWLFHTLVKCYEHTGEVPFEETMINGHVLDENREKMSKSVGNVVEPETVLDEFPVDATRYWAAGTAVGDDFPFKEKDLRAGEKLIRKLWNASKLVESLAPEPFPGEPDDGLRELDRWLLAELDAEVERLTGLLEDRAFSKARDELRSFFWNTFCDDYLEIAKQREDDAAAYTLRTAHRRFLKLFAPLLAHVTEELWHDMYADAAADADGTPLADDASESIHLTDWPEPLGVEADRDAGTAATAVVGALRKYKSENQLPLTAPLEAVAVYADVRGFEDDVTGVMHVDDLAVHPDGDAPVETVITGIDLDYATVGPKYGDQVGDIEAALAREEYELDGDELRVAGVTLVDDEFAVEEERQYRGEGELLQADDVVVIVRNEA; encoded by the coding sequence ATGCCCAGTGGAGAGTACGACCCCGACGCCGTCGAACCGCGGTGGCAGCGGCGGTGGGTCGACGAGGAGACGTACGCGTACGACGACGACGACGATCCGACCGATCCGAACACCGTCTTCTCCATCGACACGCCCCCGCCGACGGTATCGGGGAGCCTCCACATGGGCCACCTGTACGGATTCACCCTGCAAGACTTCGTCGCCCGCTTCGAGCGCATGAACGGCGGATCGACGTTCTTCCCGTTCGGCTACGACGACAACGGGATCGCCTCCGAACGCCTGACAGAAGACGAGCTCGACGTCCGCCACCAGGAGTTCGACCGCCGCGAGTTCCAGGCGAAGTGTCGGGAGGTCTGCGCGCGGTACGAGGAGCAGTTCACGGAGAACGTCCAGTCGCTCGGCGTCTCCGTCGACTGGGACTACACCTACCAGACGATCGAGCCGCGCGTCCAGCGCGTCTCCCAGCTGTCGTTCGTCGACCTGTACGACCAGGGCCGCGAGTACCGCGAAAAGGCCCCGGCGATCTGGTGTCCCGAGTGCGAGACCGCCATCTCACAGGTCGAGACCGAGGACGACGAGCAGGCCAGCCACTTCAACGACATTGCCTTCGACGTCGCGGGGAGCGACGGGAACGACGGGATCGCTGACGAGTTCGTCATCTCGACGACCCGACCGGAGCTGCTCCCGGCCTGCGTCGCCGTCTTCGTCCACCCGGACGACGACGAGAACCAGGGTCTCGTCGGCGAGTCCGCCGAGGTCCCGCTGTTCGGCCACGAGGTCCCGATCGTCGCCGACGAGCGCGTCGACACCGAAACCGGCTCCGGCATCGTGATGTGCTGTACGTTCGGTGACCAGAACGATATCGAGTGGTACCAGGTCCACGACCTGGACCTCCGGGTCGCCATCGACGAGTCCGGCCACATGACGGACGTCGCTGAGGGGTACGAGGGGATGTACTCCTCGGAGGCCGGCGAGGCTATCGTCGAGGACCTCGACGAGGCGGGCGCGCTGTTAGACCGCCGCGACATCACCCACACGGTCAACGTTCACGAGCGCTGCGGGACGAGCGTCGAGTTCCTCGTCACCGAGCAGTGGTACGTCGAGATGCTCGACAAGACCGACGAGTACCTCGATGTCGGTCGGGAGATGGAGTGGTCCCCCGAGAAGATGTTCACTCGATACGAACACTGGGTCGAGGGACTCCAGTGGGACTGGCTGATCTCCCGCCAGCGCTCCTCGGGCATCCCGTTCCCCGTGTGGTACTGCGAGGACTGTGGCGAGGAGATCATCGCCGAAAAGGCGGACCTTCCGGTCGATCCGCTCTCGGACGACCCGCCCGTCGACGCCTGCCCCGAGTGCGGTCACGACGAGTTCGAACCCGAAGACGACGTGTTCGACACGTGGGCGACTTCCAGTCTCACGCCGCTCATCAACGCCGGCTGGGACTGGGACGAGGCGGCCGGGGAGTTCACCATGGAGCGCCCGGAGCTGTACCGGTTCGACCTCCGTCCGCAGGGCCACGACATCATCAGCTTCTGGCTGTTCCACACCCTCGTCAAGTGCTACGAACACACCGGCGAGGTCCCGTTCGAGGAGACGATGATAAACGGGCACGTCCTCGACGAGAACCGCGAGAAGATGTCCAAGTCCGTCGGCAACGTCGTCGAACCCGAGACCGTCCTCGACGAGTTCCCGGTCGACGCCACGCGCTACTGGGCGGCCGGCACCGCCGTCGGTGACGACTTCCCGTTCAAGGAAAAGGACCTCCGCGCGGGCGAGAAGCTGATCCGGAAGCTGTGGAACGCCTCGAAGCTCGTCGAGTCGCTCGCGCCCGAGCCGTTCCCGGGCGAGCCGGACGACGGACTGCGCGAACTCGACCGCTGGCTCCTCGCCGAACTCGACGCCGAAGTCGAGCGGCTCACCGGTCTGCTCGAGGACCGGGCGTTCTCGAAGGCTCGGGACGAGCTCCGGAGTTTCTTCTGGAACACGTTCTGTGACGACTACCTCGAGATCGCGAAACAGCGCGAGGACGACGCGGCGGCGTACACCCTCCGGACTGCGCACCGCCGGTTCCTGAAGCTGTTCGCGCCCCTCCTCGCGCACGTCACCGAGGAGCTGTGGCACGATATGTACGCTGACGCCGCGGCCGACGCCGACGGAACTCCCCTCGCGGACGACGCGAGCGAATCGATTCACCTCACCGACTGGCCCGAACCGCTGGGAGTCGAGGCCGACCGCGATGCCGGGACCGCGGCCACCGCCGTCGTCGGCGCCCTCCGGAAGTACAAAAGTGAGAACCAGCTCCCGCTCACCGCCCCGCTTGAGGCCGTGGCGGTGTACGCCGACGTGCGCGGCTTCGAGGACGACGTCACCGGCGTCATGCACGTCGACGACCTCGCGGTCCATCCCGACGGCGACGCCCCCGTCGAGACGGTGATCACGGGTATCGACCTCGATTACGCCACCGTCGGTCCGAAGTACGGCGATCAGGTGGGCGATATCGAGGCCGCCTTGGCACGCGAGGAGTACGAACTCGACGGCGACGAACTCCGTGTCGCGGGCGTCACGCTCGTCGACGACGAGTTCGCGGTCGAAGAGGAGCGGCAGTATCGCGGGGAGGGCGAACTGCTTCAGGCGGACGACGTCGTCGTCATCGTCCGAAACGAGGCGTAG
- a CDS encoding quinone-dependent dihydroorotate dehydrogenase encodes MGAYDLLKPALFRLPPETAHGLIHRLLAGVQGTPVCSAFADRYGVDDERLTVDAFGSTFPNPVGVAAGFDKNAHVPRALASLGFGHVEVGGVTAERQPGNPRPRLFRLPEDEALVNRMGFNNEGADRVGKRLNRDALPDVPVGINIGKSKSTPLDDAADDYLYTYERVADAGDYFVVNVSSPNTPGLRELQNRAALERILGTLDDAGADPLLVKLSPDLQEPVVADALDVVDDLDLDGVIATNTTTSRPDSLRSHNRAERGGLSGKPIESLATGRIRFVAERTDVPVIGVGGVSDAAGAYEKIRAGASLVQLYTGLVYEGPGLARDINEGLLKRLERDGFDSVGDAVGADLS; translated from the coding sequence ATGGGCGCGTACGATCTGTTGAAGCCGGCGCTGTTCCGACTTCCGCCGGAGACGGCACACGGACTGATTCATCGACTGCTCGCCGGCGTCCAAGGAACGCCGGTCTGCTCGGCGTTCGCCGATCGGTACGGCGTCGACGACGAGCGGCTCACGGTCGACGCGTTCGGCTCGACGTTTCCGAATCCCGTGGGCGTCGCCGCGGGCTTCGACAAGAACGCGCACGTGCCGCGGGCGCTGGCGTCGCTCGGATTCGGTCACGTCGAAGTCGGCGGCGTCACCGCCGAGCGTCAGCCCGGAAACCCCCGTCCACGACTCTTTCGACTCCCCGAGGACGAGGCGCTCGTCAACCGGATGGGATTCAACAACGAGGGCGCGGACAGGGTCGGGAAACGCCTCAACCGCGATGCCCTACCGGACGTGCCGGTCGGGATCAACATCGGGAAATCGAAGTCGACGCCGCTCGACGACGCCGCAGACGACTACCTGTACACGTACGAGCGCGTCGCAGACGCGGGCGACTACTTCGTCGTCAACGTCTCCAGCCCCAACACGCCGGGGCTCCGCGAACTCCAGAACCGCGCCGCCCTAGAGCGTATCCTCGGAACGCTCGACGACGCTGGCGCTGACCCGCTGCTCGTGAAGCTCTCACCGGACCTCCAGGAACCGGTCGTCGCGGACGCGCTGGACGTCGTCGACGATCTCGACCTCGACGGCGTCATCGCGACCAACACGACGACGTCGCGGCCGGATTCGCTTCGGAGTCACAACCGAGCGGAGCGGGGCGGTCTCTCCGGCAAGCCGATCGAATCGCTGGCGACGGGGCGGATCCGGTTCGTCGCGGAGCGGACCGATGTCCCGGTGATCGGGGTCGGCGGGGTCTCCGACGCCGCGGGCGCCTACGAGAAGATACGGGCGGGCGCCTCGCTGGTCCAGTTGTACACCGGACTCGTCTACGAGGGGCCGGGACTCGCGCGCGACATCAACGAGGGACTCCTCAAACGACTCGAACGGGACGGGTTCGACTCGGTCGGAGACGCCGTCGGTGCGGATCTGTCTTAG
- a CDS encoding non-histone chromosomal MC1 family protein, whose product MVREDGKRNFALREEDGSEPSEFSGNMPRQAALKAARTLEPAPSEKEAQRTTLRLREKGTRKLHEYEGWAWKDSAPEVDEADDDFWLNDLNDITKANVSKQGIEYLDEE is encoded by the coding sequence ATGGTACGTGAAGACGGTAAGCGAAACTTTGCCCTTCGGGAGGAAGACGGATCGGAACCGAGCGAGTTCTCGGGAAACATGCCGCGTCAGGCGGCGCTCAAAGCCGCCCGAACGCTGGAGCCGGCACCCTCCGAGAAAGAGGCGCAGCGGACGACGCTCCGGCTCCGGGAGAAGGGGACTCGAAAGCTCCACGAGTACGAAGGGTGGGCTTGGAAAGATAGTGCTCCGGAAGTCGACGAGGCGGACGACGACTTCTGGCTCAACGACCTCAACGACATCACGAAAGCCAACGTCTCGAAGCAAGGTATCGAGTACCTCGACGAAGAGTAG
- a CDS encoding HD domain-containing protein, whose amino-acid sequence MTTQIKDPVHGYIELADPVVDRVIDTSAFQRLRYVKQLSATHLVYPAANHTRFEHSLGVYHLGRRVFENLREEPYFTRETSSDTVDEIQSTLECACLLHDVGHPPFSHVCERFLDPAELRDRLTERGFVASLREAGLGDDPVREASPHELLSCLLILDRFDGALRSLSVDPEEVCAYVLGYSLVYERGGPWQHGLGAQLLHSPIDVDRLDYISRDNWMTGANVLNFDTDRMVDAYTAHPDEGLALSEKALSTLGNYLEGRIALYMWVTQHHKSVYANALLRDLTERAATLTGEPPVTINGVLEDEIDDNTLAERLRRLARDRPDTTFATLYDRYRARRFPTTCWKHRIAYADRVDVDREAFGEWLVSGDDRLERGLADELDVPAHDVWIERSYVPEYEPSELADIPIAYGGTTRSAGDWGLYGERTFDSPIPFVYVPDGERKRATRWLVDRFRAEYGG is encoded by the coding sequence ATGACTACACAAATTAAAGATCCCGTTCACGGATACATCGAGCTTGCTGACCCGGTCGTCGATCGCGTGATCGACACCTCGGCGTTCCAGCGGCTTCGGTACGTCAAACAGCTCTCGGCGACGCATCTCGTCTACCCGGCCGCCAATCACACGCGGTTCGAACACAGCCTCGGCGTCTATCATCTCGGCCGTCGCGTCTTCGAGAACCTCCGCGAGGAGCCGTACTTCACCCGGGAGACGTCGTCGGACACGGTAGACGAGATACAGTCGACGCTGGAGTGTGCGTGTCTGCTCCACGATGTCGGTCATCCGCCGTTTTCGCACGTCTGTGAGCGCTTCCTCGACCCGGCGGAGCTACGGGATCGGCTCACCGAACGCGGCTTCGTCGCGTCGCTTCGGGAGGCCGGACTCGGAGACGATCCGGTTCGTGAGGCCAGCCCGCACGAACTCCTGAGCTGTCTGTTGATACTCGATCGCTTCGACGGTGCGCTCCGATCGCTATCGGTCGACCCGGAGGAGGTGTGCGCGTACGTCTTGGGCTACAGCTTGGTGTACGAGCGCGGGGGACCGTGGCAGCACGGGCTCGGCGCGCAGCTGCTCCACTCGCCGATCGACGTCGACCGCCTCGATTACATCTCTCGGGACAACTGGATGACGGGCGCGAACGTGTTGAATTTCGACACCGATCGCATGGTCGACGCCTACACCGCACACCCCGATGAAGGACTCGCGCTCTCCGAGAAGGCGCTCTCGACGCTCGGCAACTACCTCGAAGGTCGGATCGCGCTGTACATGTGGGTGACTCAACATCACAAGTCGGTGTACGCGAACGCGCTCCTCCGCGATCTCACCGAGCGGGCGGCCACGCTGACGGGCGAGCCGCCGGTGACGATCAACGGTGTCCTCGAAGACGAGATCGACGATAACACGCTCGCCGAGCGGCTACGCCGGCTCGCGCGGGACCGACCCGATACCACGTTCGCGACGCTGTACGACCGGTATCGCGCACGGCGGTTCCCGACGACCTGCTGGAAACACCGGATCGCCTACGCGGACCGAGTCGACGTCGACCGCGAGGCGTTCGGCGAGTGGCTCGTCTCCGGCGACGACCGACTTGAACGCGGGCTCGCCGACGAACTGGACGTCCCGGCTCACGACGTGTGGATCGAGCGGTCGTACGTCCCCGAGTACGAGCCGTCGGAGCTGGCCGACATCCCTATCGCGTACGGCGGGACGACACGGTCCGCCGGCGACTGGGGGCTGTACGGCGAGCGCACGTTCGACAGCCCGATCCCGTTCGTCTACGTGCCGGACGGGGAGCGCAAGCGCGCGACTCGGTGGCTCGTCGATCGGTTCCGGGCGGAGTACGGCGGTTGA
- a CDS encoding VOC family protein: MSDENPAPVASEPPDAPFHTSGTDHVTVWGSNEEDTLAFYRDLLGMPLVLRQPNLDDPSQTHLFFDTGDGRILTVFVSDERASARGQRVSTGAVHHLCFGVEPDEYEEITAALEEAGKGYNVFDRGIFHSIYTQDNNGLVIELSADKYETPDDRKGEVLATAQRLREEDGADFAQDRHMEAALEELGIPVNRHDLPDADAGVGV; the protein is encoded by the coding sequence ATGAGCGACGAGAATCCGGCTCCGGTCGCGTCGGAGCCGCCGGACGCACCGTTCCACACCAGCGGGACCGACCACGTCACGGTCTGGGGGAGCAACGAGGAGGACACGCTCGCGTTTTACCGCGACCTGCTCGGCATGCCGCTCGTGTTGCGACAGCCCAACCTCGACGACCCCTCGCAGACGCACCTCTTCTTCGACACCGGCGACGGTCGGATCCTCACGGTGTTCGTGAGCGACGAGCGGGCGTCCGCGCGCGGTCAGCGCGTCAGTACGGGGGCCGTCCATCACCTGTGTTTCGGCGTCGAACCCGACGAGTACGAGGAGATCACGGCGGCCCTCGAAGAGGCGGGGAAGGGGTACAACGTGTTCGACCGCGGCATCTTCCACTCCATTTACACCCAAGACAACAACGGGCTCGTCATCGAGCTGTCGGCGGACAAGTACGAGACCCCCGACGACCGCAAGGGCGAGGTGCTCGCGACCGCGCAGCGCCTCCGAGAGGAGGACGGCGCCGACTTCGCGCAGGACCGACACATGGAGGCGGCCCTCGAAGAGCTTGGGATTCCGGTGAACAGACACGACCTGCCCGACGCCGACGCCGGCGTCGGGGTCTGA
- a CDS encoding SpoVR family protein — translation MRDDRVEAKREAEALDEPAREARELTERLGLAPYPVRYWVVDHDQMNELIAYGGFQRRYPHWRWGMNYERQAKLDRHGLGKAFEIVNNDDPAHAFLQESNAAADQKAVITHVEAHADFFANNEWFGLYADRGEGGPNAAARLERNADRIASIAKRADVDRDEVERLVDAVSALEDTIDQHSPVDAARSVEEPGVAADEDADGDPLAAIEGRIDDLDLSEEVRRDVFDDEWLEARGEGVEPEEPRPDVLAFLRDHGKRYDPESGKAVDREPWETTVVDAIREEAYYFAGQKQTKVMNEGWATYWESVMMGGEGFAGPDEFLTYADHMSRVLGSPGLNPYKLGFELWTHVERRAARRDVTDKLLRVEGVTPENFHSRVDLDEVAGLLEPHPAIAGAGPATLDALADLAAAGDPRVDGETVDRALSARGGDPNADPDPDDEDAPDIERYPWKLLTREGLSERHYVLSRPEHRGALRNVSREALTEQARYLFDVDRYETVADAIADVDRAAGWDRMFEVRESHNDVTFIDAFLTDEFVREGNYFTYEYSRAAEEYRVASVDAGDVRKKLLLRFTNFGKPTVVVLDGNFRNRGELLLGHRYNGVALDRERATATLERAFELWGRPVNLATIRAEYDEGDARRAKRRGEEPEGTEVGVRYQYDGGEVTEHDLDAPIEDRIAADGVDYDTKPDDWLA, via the coding sequence ATGAGAGACGACCGGGTCGAGGCGAAACGCGAGGCCGAGGCGCTCGACGAGCCGGCCCGCGAGGCCCGCGAGCTGACGGAGCGACTCGGGTTAGCGCCGTACCCGGTGCGGTACTGGGTGGTCGACCACGACCAGATGAACGAGCTGATCGCGTACGGCGGGTTCCAGCGTCGCTACCCACACTGGCGGTGGGGAATGAACTACGAGCGGCAGGCCAAGTTGGACCGCCACGGGCTCGGAAAGGCGTTCGAGATCGTCAACAACGACGATCCCGCGCACGCGTTCCTCCAAGAGTCGAACGCCGCGGCCGACCAGAAGGCCGTTATCACCCACGTAGAGGCGCACGCGGACTTCTTCGCGAACAACGAGTGGTTCGGCCTGTACGCCGACCGAGGCGAAGGCGGCCCGAACGCCGCGGCGCGGTTGGAGCGCAACGCCGACCGGATCGCGTCGATCGCGAAGCGGGCCGACGTCGACCGCGACGAGGTGGAGCGTCTCGTCGACGCCGTGAGCGCGCTGGAGGACACGATCGACCAGCACAGCCCGGTCGACGCCGCCCGCTCGGTCGAGGAGCCGGGCGTCGCGGCGGACGAAGACGCCGACGGGGACCCGCTCGCGGCGATCGAAGGCCGGATCGACGACCTCGACCTCTCCGAGGAGGTGCGTCGCGACGTGTTCGACGACGAGTGGCTCGAAGCGCGGGGGGAAGGAGTCGAGCCGGAGGAACCCCGACCCGACGTGCTCGCGTTCCTGCGCGACCACGGGAAGCGGTACGACCCCGAGAGCGGCAAGGCGGTCGACCGCGAGCCGTGGGAGACGACCGTCGTCGACGCGATCCGCGAGGAGGCATATTATTTTGCGGGTCAAAAGCAGACGAAGGTGATGAACGAGGGGTGGGCTACATATTGGGAATCTGTTATGATGGGCGGCGAGGGGTTCGCCGGTCCCGACGAGTTCCTCACGTACGCCGACCACATGTCGCGGGTGCTCGGCTCGCCCGGACTCAACCCCTACAAGCTCGGCTTCGAGCTGTGGACGCACGTGGAGCGGCGGGCGGCCCGCCGCGACGTGACCGATAAGCTGCTCCGGGTTGAGGGGGTAACGCCCGAGAACTTCCACTCGCGGGTCGACCTCGACGAGGTCGCCGGCCTGCTCGAACCCCATCCGGCGATCGCGGGCGCCGGCCCCGCGACGCTGGACGCACTGGCAGACCTTGCCGCCGCCGGCGATCCGCGGGTCGACGGCGAGACGGTCGACCGCGCGCTGTCGGCCCGAGGCGGCGACCCGAACGCCGACCCGGATCCGGACGACGAGGACGCGCCCGATATCGAGCGCTACCCGTGGAAGCTGCTCACGCGCGAGGGGCTGTCCGAGCGCCACTACGTCCTCTCGCGGCCGGAACACCGCGGCGCGCTCCGGAACGTCTCCCGGGAGGCGCTGACGGAACAGGCGCGGTACCTGTTCGACGTCGATCGATACGAGACCGTCGCGGACGCGATCGCCGACGTCGACCGCGCGGCCGGCTGGGACCGCATGTTCGAGGTCCGCGAGAGCCACAACGACGTGACGTTCATCGACGCGTTCCTCACCGACGAGTTCGTCCGCGAGGGGAACTACTTCACCTACGAGTACAGCCGGGCCGCCGAGGAGTACCGCGTCGCCAGCGTCGACGCCGGCGACGTCCGGAAGAAGCTGCTCCTCCGGTTCACGAACTTCGGCAAGCCGACCGTCGTCGTGTTAGACGGGAATTTCAGGAACCGGGGCGAACTGCTCCTCGGCCACCGGTACAACGGGGTCGCCCTCGACCGGGAGCGCGCGACGGCGACGCTGGAGCGCGCGTTCGAGCTGTGGGGACGTCCGGTGAACCTCGCGACGATCCGCGCCGAGTACGACGAGGGGGACGCCCGGCGAGCCAAGCGACGGGGCGAAGAGCCCGAGGGCACCGAGGTCGGCGTCCGGTACCAGTACGACGGCGGCGAGGTGACCGAACACGACCTCGACGCCCCGATCGAGGACCGGATCGCGGCCGACGGGGTGGACTACGACACGAAGCCCGACGACTGGTTGGCGTGA
- a CDS encoding DUF444 family protein, giving the protein MGLTEDRERFREVGEARREDLAEFISHGDLGGSDADRVRIPIKLVDLPAFEYDQRSAGGVGQGGDGQPQPGQPVDPEPGDGDEAGDPGEEGGDHEYYEMDPEEFAAELDEALGLNLEPKGKRVVEEVEGDFTDTARAGPRGTLDIDEFFKRGLKRHLATDFDDAYVREGLFVDGADVDDVFAWARDKGVPVSRGWIADAAATLADERGEPIGALDRWESFDALDEAVDREPVTQRIRRDGLDSVPFRREDERFRHPEVVEERERNVVVINVRDASGSMRETKRELVERVFTPMDWYLTGKYDAAEFRYVVHDAEAWEVDREEFFGVQSGGGTRISSAYERVAEILEEYPYAEWNRYVFAAGDSENAGSDTTGRVIPLMEEIDANLQAYVETQPGDGAANARHADEVESVFGDADDVAVARVGGADDVTDAIYEVLSTESGGGPAEAESAGSDGTTAARRTGGERR; this is encoded by the coding sequence GTGGGACTGACGGAGGACCGCGAGCGGTTCCGCGAGGTCGGCGAGGCGCGCCGGGAGGACCTCGCGGAGTTCATCAGCCACGGGGACCTCGGCGGCTCCGACGCCGACCGAGTCCGCATCCCGATCAAGCTGGTCGACCTCCCGGCGTTCGAGTACGACCAGCGCTCCGCCGGCGGCGTCGGACAGGGGGGCGACGGACAGCCTCAGCCCGGCCAGCCGGTCGATCCCGAACCCGGCGACGGCGACGAGGCGGGCGACCCCGGCGAGGAGGGCGGGGACCACGAGTACTACGAGATGGACCCCGAGGAGTTCGCCGCGGAGCTCGACGAGGCGCTCGGGCTCAACCTCGAACCGAAGGGCAAACGGGTCGTCGAGGAGGTGGAGGGCGACTTCACCGACACCGCCCGCGCCGGCCCGCGGGGCACCCTCGACATCGACGAGTTCTTCAAGCGCGGGCTGAAGCGCCACCTCGCGACCGACTTCGACGACGCGTACGTCCGGGAAGGGCTGTTCGTCGACGGCGCCGACGTCGACGACGTCTTTGCGTGGGCGCGCGACAAGGGCGTTCCCGTCTCCCGAGGGTGGATCGCGGACGCGGCCGCGACGCTCGCGGACGAGCGGGGCGAGCCGATCGGGGCGCTCGACCGGTGGGAGAGCTTCGACGCGCTCGACGAGGCGGTCGACCGCGAACCCGTCACACAGCGAATCCGGCGCGACGGGCTCGACAGCGTTCCCTTCCGTCGCGAGGACGAGCGGTTCCGCCACCCGGAGGTGGTCGAGGAGCGCGAGCGCAACGTCGTCGTGATCAACGTCCGCGACGCCTCCGGCTCGATGCGCGAGACGAAACGGGAGCTTGTCGAGCGGGTGTTCACGCCGATGGACTGGTACCTGACCGGGAAGTACGACGCCGCCGAGTTCCGGTACGTGGTCCACGACGCTGAGGCGTGGGAGGTCGACCGCGAGGAGTTCTTCGGGGTCCAGTCGGGCGGCGGCACCCGGATCTCCAGCGCGTACGAACGGGTCGCGGAGATCCTCGAAGAGTACCCGTACGCCGAGTGGAACCGGTACGTGTTCGCCGCGGGCGACTCCGAGAACGCCGGCAGCGACACCACCGGCCGAGTGATCCCGCTGATGGAGGAGATCGACGCCAACCTCCAGGCGTACGTCGAGACGCAGCCGGGCGACGGCGCGGCGAACGCGCGCCACGCCGACGAGGTCGAGTCCGTGTTCGGGGACGCCGACGACGTCGCAGTCGCGCGGGTCGGCGGCGCGGACGACGTCACGGACGCCATCTACGAGGTCCTCAGCACCGAATCGGGTGGCGGACCGGCCGAGGCGGAGAGCGCGGGTTCCGACGGGACGACCGCCGCACGGCGGACCGGGGGTGAACGGCGATGA